The Ignavibacteria bacterium genomic interval CAAAACTTCCGTGTGAAATCTACAATCCGAAATCATCCAATTACTTTCGGAACTTTGAAAAATTCTTCTGTTGCCAACGGAGCGTTTTTTAAAATTTCTTCTCGAGGAAAACTTGCTTTCACCCCATCTTCTCGAAAAACATTTTGCAATGGAAGTACGTGCGTTAACGTTTCAATATTTGTTGTGTCGAGTTCATTCAACTTGTCCATCATTTTCAAAATGCTGTTGAACTCGCTTGTGAACTTCACTTTTTCATTTTCAGAAAATTCTAATCGAGCAAGTTGAGCTATTTTGTCAACGTCGTTCTTTGTTACCATAAAATAAAGTGTTCGAGGATTCAAGTGGTCAAGGGTTCAAGTGATTGTC includes:
- the gatC gene encoding Asp-tRNA(Asn)/Glu-tRNA(Gln) amidotransferase subunit GatC; translated protein: MVTKNDVDKIAQLARLEFSENEKVKFTSEFNSILKMMDKLNELDTTNIETLTHVLPLQNVFREDGVKASFPREEILKNAPLATEEFFKVPKVIG